In Sphingomonas psychrotolerans, the following proteins share a genomic window:
- a CDS encoding DUF4170 domain-containing protein, translated as MSKLHLVFGGRVTDPQTLDFQDPSKLDVVGVFPDYASAEKAWRAAAQRTVDDAEMRYVVVHLHRLLEPDLEKPAA; from the coding sequence CTTCACCTCGTCTTCGGTGGTCGCGTGACCGACCCGCAGACGCTCGACTTTCAGGATCCCTCCAAACTCGACGTCGTCGGTGTCTTCCCCGATTATGCCAGCGCCGAGAAGGCGTGGCGGGCCGCGGCGCAACGCACCGTCGACGACGCCGAGATGCGTTATGTCGTCGTCCACCTCCACCGGCTGCTCGAGCCGGATCTGGAGAAACCGGCGGCGTAA